A single Suricata suricatta isolate VVHF042 chromosome 2, meerkat_22Aug2017_6uvM2_HiC, whole genome shotgun sequence DNA region contains:
- the ADAM8 gene encoding disintegrin and metalloproteinase domain-containing protein 8 isoform X11: MARTAPVRLRTQGRGGGVEVSPGLWDRSCPGSLVGSTQGRVLWPLSLTPGPWAGEPGLRVCPGTPPETEVQTHHRPADAFSPTVATPRAPLPHLKQYEVVWPQRLPRPRARRALPSHPDPYPESVSYVLGAQGHTFTLHLRKNRDLVGSGYTETYSIANGSQVVEQLQRQDHCYYQGHVEGHEHSAASLSTCAGLRGFFRAGSTIHLIEPLDGAGEEGRHALYQAEHLQQKAGTCGVSDSSLEKALGPRISAAFRPRNWPPPRDTRFVELYVVTDSAEFQLLGSREAVRSRVLEVVNHVDKLYQELNVRVVLVGLEIWNQENKIHVSSYANTTLENFLRWRAQKLAGRHPHDNAQLITCVGSAREGCVRARGGRGGRLSGHPRPHTRLVSSGVDFTGTTVGLAKVSSMCSQASGAVNQDHSQNPIGVASTMAHEMGHNLGMDHDENIQGCYCPVPREGGGCIMAASIGIKFPRMFSQCSRADLEMFVEKPQTGCLDNAPDPRRLVGDPVCGNRFVERGEQCDCGPPQDCRNPCCNATTCQLAHGAQCAQGACCRECRVMPAGELCRPRKDACDLEEHCDGKEPGCPEDAFQENGTPCPEGYCYQGACPTLARKCQDLWGPGSRAAVERCYAYRLSLNCKGGVPLDSSRVNRCGILYCEGGQKPPEQSSCTLTSYSAACQALVLEGGAGYEPVPEGTKCGEERICWKGLCQHLQVYRSRNCSARCNNHGVCNHKEECQCHPGWAPPHCTEPLPFVPTGLQRPRPP; this comes from the exons ATGGCAAGGACGGCCCCTGTGCGCCTTCGGACccaagggaggggaggaggcgtTGAGgtcagccctgggctctgggatAGGAGCTGTCCTGGCAGCCTGGTGGGCTCCACCCAGGGCAGGGTCTTGTGGCCTCTGAGCCTGACACCTGGGCCTTGGGCAGGGGAACCGGGTCTCCGAGTCTGTCCCGGGACTCCCCCAGAGACGGAGGTACAGACCCACCACAGGCCTGCTGACGCCTTCTCTCCCACAGTGgccacccccagggcccccctgccccacttgAAGCAGTATGAGGTGGTGTGGCCCCAACGTCTGCCACGACCCCGTGCCCGCCgagccctgccctcccacccG GACCCGTACCCTGAGAGTGTGAGCTATGTCCTTGGGGCCCAAGGGCACACCTTCACCCTGCACTTGCGAAAGAACAG GGACCTTGTGGGCTCCGGCTACACGGAGACCTACAGCATCGCCAACGGCTCCCAGGTGGTGGAGCAGCTACAGAGGCAG GATCACTGCTACTACCAGGGCCACGTGGAGGGGCATGAGCATTCTGCCGCCAGCCTCAGCACCTGTGCCGGCCTCAG GGGCTTTTTCCGGGCTGGCTCAACCATCCACCTGATCGAGCCCCTGGATGGGGCCGGTGAGGAGGGCCGGCATGCGCTGTACCAGGCCGAGCACCTGCAGCAGAAGGCGGGGACTTGTGGGGTCAGCGATTCCAGCTTGGAAAAGGCCCTGGGGCCTCGGATCTCAGCAGCCTTCAGGCCCCGG AACTGGCCGCCGCCCCGGGACACCCGCTTCGTGGAGCTGTACGTGGTCACGGACAGTGCAGAG TTCCAGCTGTTGGGGAGCAGAGAGGCTGTGCGCAGCCGGGTGCTGGAGGTGGTGAACCACGTGGACAAG CTTTACCAGGAGCTCAATGTCCGTGTGGTCCTGGTGGGCCTGGAGATCTGGAACCAGGAGAACAAGATCCATGTGAGCTCCTACGCCAACACCACGCTGGAGAACTTCCTCCGCTGGCGGGCACAGAAGCTGGCGGGGCGTCACCCGCATGACAACGCGCAGCTGATCACGTGCGTGGGGAGTGCCAGGGAGGGCTGTGTGAGAGCGAGGGGCGGCAGGGGCGGGCGGCTCTCAGGGCACCCACGTCCGCACACCCGTCTTGTTTCCAGCGGGGTCGACTTCACCGGGACCACAGTGGGACTGGCTAAGGTGTCGTCCATGTGCTCCCAGGCCTCAGGGGCCGTGAACCAG GACCATAGTCAGAACCCCATCGGTGTGGCGTCCACGATGGCCCACGAGATGGGCCACAACCTGGGCATGGACCACGACGAGAACATTCAGGGCTGCTACTGCCCCGTGCCGCGGGAGGGCGGCGGCTGCATCATGGCGGCCAGCATCGG CATCAAGTTCCCCAGGATGTTCAGCCAGTGCAGCCGCGCCGACCTGGAGATGTTCGTGGAGAAGCCCCAGACGGGCTGCCTGGACAACGCCCCGGACCCTCGCCGGCTGGTGGGCGACCCCGTGTGTGGGAACCGGTTTGTGGAGCGTGGGGAGCAGTGTGACTGCGGCCCCCCCCAG gactGTCGGAACCCCTGCTGTAACGCCACCACCTGCCAGCTGGCCCACGGGGCGCAGTGTGCGCAGGGCGCCTGCTGCCGGGAGTGCAGG GTGATGCCCGCCGGGGAGCTGTGCCGTCCCCGGAAGGATGCATGTGACCTTGAAGAGCACTGTGACGGCAAGGAGCCTGGGTGCCCAGAGGACGCCTTCCAGGAGAACGGCACGCCCTGCCCCGAAGGCTACTGCTACCAGGGGGCCTGCCCCACGCTGGCCCGGAAGTGCCAGGACCTGTGGGGGCCAG GCTCTCGGGCTGCCGTGGAAAGATGCTACGCCTACCGCCTCTCACTGAACTGCAAGGGTGGGGTCCCCCTTGACTCCAGCAG GGTCAACAGGTGTGGCATCCTGTACTGTGAGGGGGGACAGAAGCCCCCAGAGCAGAGTTCCTGTACCCTCACCTCCTACTCGGCCGCTTGCCAGGCCCTCGTCCTGGAGGGAGGTGCTGGCTATGAGCCAGTGCCTGAAGGCACCAAGTGTGGCGAGGAGAGG aTTTGCTGGAAAGGACTCTGCCAGCACCTGCAAGTTTACAGATCCCGAAACTGCTCCGCCCGGTGCAACAACCATGGG GTGTGCAACCACAAGGAGGAGTGCCAGTGCCACCCGGGCTGGGCACCGCCCCACTGCACAGAGCCGCTGCCCTTCGTGCCCACAG GACTGCAGCGCCCAAGACCGCCATAG